From a region of the Oscarella lobularis chromosome 7, ooOscLobu1.1, whole genome shotgun sequence genome:
- the LOC136188650 gene encoding arginase-1-like translates to MTLSSKVLLTRAIMAYLLRRVPTLLLRRRLFSHVSVVSVPFGKGQTKKGVERGPKVILEEGMLLEKLRELDFEVDHFEVEPSEEDRARTRSNAPGLMNASQVSATCYRLAETVAPIAENDRFSLVLGGDHSISVGSINGLVSVWNHLGVVWVDAHPDLNSPVGSMTGNAHGMSALSSLKVLESPQGFEWLKSKVLPNRLVYIGIREIDPGEWKMLEQTRVKLFSIKDVDRLGIGKIMEMTNDYLQPGEDSPVHLSFDIDAFDPLVAPCTGTKVPGGLSLREGLYIGESLSDTKGLVGMDVVEFNPELGEKADVKVTLDTINILVTATLRKDRTRLRFNY, encoded by the exons ATGACGTTATCGTCGAAGGTACTACTAACTCGCGCTATCATGGCCTACCTGCTTCGAAGAGTCCCGACTTTGTTGCTGCGAAGACGTCTCTTTTCTCACGTTTCAGTCGTAAGCGTGCCTTTTGGCAAAGGCCAG acgaagaaaggaGTCGAACGTGGACCGAAAGTCATACTAGAAGAAGGAATGTTACTGGAAAAACTCAGAGAACTAG ATTTCGAAGTCGATCACTTCGAAGTCGAGCCTTCAGAAGAGGATCGAGCAAGAACGCGATCGAATGCGCCAGGTCTGATGAACGCTTCGCAAGTGTCGGCGACGTGCTACAGG CTCGCCGAAACGGTTGCGCCGATCGCCGAAAACGATCGCTTCAGTCTCGTTCTTGGAGGCGATCACAG TATTTCCGTTGGTTCCATAAATGGTCTCGTATCGGTATGGAATCATCTTGGAGTTGTTTGG gttgaTGCTCATCCTGATTTGAATTCTCCTGTCGGTTCGATGACTGGAAACGCTCATGGAATGTCGGCTCTGTCCAGTTTGAAAGTTCTTGAG AGTCCACAGGGGTTTGAATGGCTCAAGTCAAA GGTTTTGCCCAATCGTCTGGTATACATCGGAATCAGAGAAATCGATCCTGGCGAATG GAAAATGCTCGAACAAACGCGAGTCAAACTCTTCTCCatcaaagacgtcgatcgccTTGGAATAGGAAAAATAATGGAAATGACAAACGACTACTTACAACCCGG CGAGGACAGTCCTGTACATCTGAGCTTTGATATTGACGCCTTTGATCCGCTTGTTGCTCCTTGCACAGGAACCAAAg TTCCTGGTGGTTTGTCCCTAAGAGAAGGATTATATATTGGAGAAAGTCTTTCGGATACAAAGGGCTTGGTTGGAATGGACGTCGTTGAATTCAACCCAGAGCTCGGCGAAAAAGCGGATGTTAAAGTGACATTGGATACAATCAATATCCTCGTCACAGCAACGCTGAGAAAGGACAGAACCAGACTTCGATTCAATTACTAA
- the LOC136188638 gene encoding cysteine-rich motor neuron 1 protein-like isoform X1 translates to MKLSPNSFRRQPMKRRLSLLITTTYIIYRGPTSLDSSLWMATALFVVFAASTFLVASNAISCSSGCDAIPSCPGGYVLDDCNCSHCAQQEGDECDHPHRRDGGDTTRRPLICDHGLKCAKRHGVRVCERLVRRAVAPPCAEPTPCTAERQVCVATRRRNIECKAANCSFPFPFYGCSIVSHAHRLRTCACWKEKACASPHEYSTNKECRTALRFAGERRRSILPRCVQTDLACPIDSKSASTSTSSSSSSCSTRPECECDQSKCPPIDCPSANYKAKVIVRKRNVPGTCCPMVACRQEGVTRKCWRCLWTDHWNDRVLKCPPDSKAKPGETTLGGCCKLPSTCECDPAKCSIRCSLSEYPVLLRRGLGYPGRCCDEYACKADNSSCMHKGQRYASGSRWKEGCRDCLCFSTIVQCFPPQCPSSEPCLRYGSERSSGCCPKCLELASAGAVSFDVPKESGDGDTDSAAYQVCRERGDVYHKGMWIEDGRMFHTSDKWTRRLRTSEPLTCEGCRCNSNASRRAGSQGDTLCVPCPCLPGCQSGNGVCDKPASRCNGLCLFTNDEKKTDFFFPGDQWTYKCREYRCMDDGQITWASVCVSQPPACVEGSLVDLRDECCEVCSRPCRENITCNHMPRCTGDLTYERNKFGCRKSCTCVKEEIAIQPSINADCSKEVKKCKPCPFPTIRTKTGKGCCNCVLPDPCKLATCPHSLLCVSVYETTCSDVALCEPRAACIYGFHIVPDVKPTPIAMTPTVNVRTTTTAFPPLIAYTAILINDSYKLYREDDFRNDYSHLWEGAVIDDVKTMAPYDEDKDCTLVEDLADVSQKNRRKRSTNHLIPVLITVRDSKGKLLEPEVVAEKIRSGQKTAKTSIFPFVYVNTYAHFCANYQSLLKPSLPPPVSTEISTDKVISTGPDDNPVKPKEESPPLSKILPIAVPTSVIGCVVLTIFLVVGFYYCKVSMQERRMIQQSKERKQRKVQLREPQIQDEFEVNLEEEEAEEQEERNIDIEERRRSNDDTLSISSSFGIEIDENAAEESYTNSVVRLDEEAEVVTSLRDDDDDDVHVPQLVGSTSI, encoded by the exons ATGAAGCTCTCGCCTAATTCATTTAGGCGTCAACCAATGAAGCGCCGGCTTTCCCTGTTGATTACAACAACGTATATAATTTATCGAGGCCCGACCTCACTCGACAGTTCCCTCTGGATGGCGACGGCGctttttgtcgtcttcgccgcatcgacgtttctcgtcgcttcgaacgccATTTCGTGCTCGTCCGGCTGCGACGCAATTCCATCGTGTCCAGGAGGCTACGTCTTAGACGATTGCAACTGTTCGCACTGCGCTCAACAGGAGGGAGACGAATGCGATCATCCCCACCgtcgagacggcggcgacacgACGAGAAGACCGTTGATCTGCGACCACGGCTTGAAATGCGCCAAACGCCACGGCGTACGCGTGTGCGAACGAC TTGTTCGAAGAGCAGTGGCGCCTCCGTGCGCAGAACCGACTCCGTGCACAGCCGAACGCCAAGTGTGCGTAGCgactcgccgccgaaacATCGAATGTAAAG CTGCGAATTGTTCGTTCCCTTTTCCATTCTACGGCtgttcgatcgtttcgcaCGCGCACCGACTGCGCACGTGCGCGTGTTGGAAGGAGAAAGCGTGCGCCTCGCCACACGAGTACTCCACGAACAAGGAATGCCGCACAGCGTTACGTTTCGCCG gcgaaagacgacgttcgattcTTCCGAGATGCGTTCAAACCGATCTCGCATGTCCAATCGATTCGAAatcagcgtcgacgtcgacgtcatcatcgtcgtcatcgtgtTCGACGCGCCCCGAGTGCGAGTGCGACCAAAGCAAGTGTCCTCCCATCGATTGCCCCTCCGCAAATTATAAGGCCAAAGTGATTGTCCGAAAAAGGAACGTGCCCGGCACGTGTTGCCCTATGGTCGCCTGTCGGCAGG aGGGTGTGACGCGCAAATGTTGGCGATGTCTTTGGACGGATCATTGGAACGATCGAGTTTTGAAATGTCCGCCGGATTCAAAGGCAAAACCCGGTGAGACGACGCTGGGCGGATGTTGCAAGTTGCCTTCGACGTGCGAGTGCGATCCAGCAAAATGTTCAATTCGATGCTCATTATCTGAATATCCCGTGCTTCTGCGACGCGGTCTCGGCTATCCGGGACGATGCTGTGATGAATACGCTTGCAAAGCAG aCAATTCGTCTTGCATGCACAAAGGACAGAGATACGCTAGCGGCTCTCGGTGGAAAGAAGGTTGTCGAGATTGTTTGTGTTTTTCCACGATAGTCCAGTGCTTTCCTCCACAATGTCCCTCAAGTGAACCGTGTTTAAGATATGGCTCAGAAAGATCATCAGGGTGCTGTCCCAAGTGCTTAG AACTTGCTAGTGCCGGTGCCGTCTCCTTTGATGTCCCCAAAgagagcggcgacggagatACAGATTCCGCTGCCTACCAAGTTTGTCGCGAACGTGGCGACGTCTATCATAAAGGAATGTGGATCGAGGATGGCCGCATGTTTCACACTTCAGACAAGTGGACCCGAAGACTGCGGACATCGGAGCCGCTGACGTGCGAGGGTTGTCGTTGCAATAGCAACGCCAGTCGACGAGCAGGCAGCCAAGGCGATACCCTCTGCGTTCCGTGTCCCTGTTTACCGGGATGCCAGAGCGGAAACGGCGTTTGCGACAAGCCGGCGTCGCGATGCAACGGACTTTGCCTCTTCACtaacgacgaaaagaaaacggacttttttttccccgGCGACCAATGGACGTACAAATGCCGCGAATATCGGTGCATGGACGACGGTCAGATAACGTGGGCGAGCGTGTGCGTGTCGCAACCGCCCGCCTGCGTCGAGGGAAGCCTCGTCGATCTTCGCGACGAATGTTGCGAAGTATGCAGTCGAC CATGCCGCGAAAATATAACGTGCAATCATATGCCGAGATGCACTGGCGATCTTACGTACGAACGAAACAAGTTTGGCTGTCGCAAGTCGTGCACGTGCGTGAAGGAAG AGATAGCGATACAACCGTCAATCAATGCAGATTGCTCGAAAGAAGTGAAAAAATGCAAGCCTTGTCCCTTCCCAACCATTCGGACGAAA ACTGGAAAGGGTTGCTGTAATTGCGTCTTGCCCGATCCATGCAAG TTGGCCACCTGTCCCCATTCCCTCCTATGTGTATCTGTCTACGAAACTACGTGTTCAGACGTCGCTTTGTGTGAACCTCGTGCCGCTTGCATCTATGGATTTCACA TTGTTCCTGATGTAAAACCAACGCCAATAGCGATGACACCAACAGTAAACgtgaggacgacgacgaccgccTTTCCACCCTTGATTGCTTACACTGCCATTCTCATCAACGACTCATACAAACTCTACCGTGAAGACGATTTCCGGAATGATTACAGTCACCTGTGGGAGGGAGCTGtgattgatgacgtcaaaaccaTGGCTCCATAcgatgaagataaagattgCACCCTGGTAGAGGATTTAGCAGATGTGTCTCAGAAGAATAGGCGGAAGCGGAGCACCAATCATCT TATTCCGGTTTTGATCACTGTTCGGGATTCAAAGGGTAAGCTCTTAGAACCGGAAGTCgttgcagaaaaaattcgaagcGGGCAGAAAACAGCTAAAACGTCAATATTTCCTTTTGTCTACGTCAACACGTACGCGCACTTCTGTGCCAATTACCAATCTCTATTGAAGCCGTCATTGCCGCCACCAGTATCAA CTGAAATTAGTACGGATAAAGTGATCAGTACGGGTCCAGACGATAATCCGGTCAAGCCGAAGGAGGAGAGTCCGCCGCTTTCAAAAATTCTGCCTATTGCCGTGCCGACTAGTGTCATTGGCTGCGTTGTCTTGACGATCTTTCTAGTCGTCGGTTTTTATTATTGTAAAGTGTCAATGCAAGAGCGAAGAATGATTCAACAatcgaaggaaagaaaacaaagaaaagttcAATTGCGAGAACCGCAGATACAAGACGAGTTCGAAGTCAACttagaggaggaggaggcggaggagcaGGAAGAAAGGAACATAGACATTGaggagaggaggagaagcaACGATGACACGCTCTCaatatcatcatcatttgGAATAGAAATAGACGAGAACGCGGCGGAGGAATCATATACCAACTCCGTTGTCCGTTTAGATGAAGAGGCCGAGGTcgtgacgtcgcttcgagacgacgacgacgacgacgttcacgtCCCCCAGCTCGTTGGAAGCACGTCGATTTAA
- the LOC136188638 gene encoding cysteine-rich motor neuron 1 protein-like isoform X2, giving the protein MATALFVVFAASTFLVASNAISCSSGCDAIPSCPGGYVLDDCNCSHCAQQEGDECDHPHRRDGGDTTRRPLICDHGLKCAKRHGVRVCERLVRRAVAPPCAEPTPCTAERQVCVATRRRNIECKAANCSFPFPFYGCSIVSHAHRLRTCACWKEKACASPHEYSTNKECRTALRFAGERRRSILPRCVQTDLACPIDSKSASTSTSSSSSSCSTRPECECDQSKCPPIDCPSANYKAKVIVRKRNVPGTCCPMVACRQEGVTRKCWRCLWTDHWNDRVLKCPPDSKAKPGETTLGGCCKLPSTCECDPAKCSIRCSLSEYPVLLRRGLGYPGRCCDEYACKADNSSCMHKGQRYASGSRWKEGCRDCLCFSTIVQCFPPQCPSSEPCLRYGSERSSGCCPKCLELASAGAVSFDVPKESGDGDTDSAAYQVCRERGDVYHKGMWIEDGRMFHTSDKWTRRLRTSEPLTCEGCRCNSNASRRAGSQGDTLCVPCPCLPGCQSGNGVCDKPASRCNGLCLFTNDEKKTDFFFPGDQWTYKCREYRCMDDGQITWASVCVSQPPACVEGSLVDLRDECCEVCSRPCRENITCNHMPRCTGDLTYERNKFGCRKSCTCVKEEIAIQPSINADCSKEVKKCKPCPFPTIRTKTGKGCCNCVLPDPCKLATCPHSLLCVSVYETTCSDVALCEPRAACIYGFHIVPDVKPTPIAMTPTVNVRTTTTAFPPLIAYTAILINDSYKLYREDDFRNDYSHLWEGAVIDDVKTMAPYDEDKDCTLVEDLADVSQKNRRKRSTNHLIPVLITVRDSKGKLLEPEVVAEKIRSGQKTAKTSIFPFVYVNTYAHFCANYQSLLKPSLPPPVSTEISTDKVISTGPDDNPVKPKEESPPLSKILPIAVPTSVIGCVVLTIFLVVGFYYCKVSMQERRMIQQSKERKQRKVQLREPQIQDEFEVNLEEEEAEEQEERNIDIEERRRSNDDTLSISSSFGIEIDENAAEESYTNSVVRLDEEAEVVTSLRDDDDDDVHVPQLVGSTSI; this is encoded by the exons ATGGCGACGGCGctttttgtcgtcttcgccgcatcgacgtttctcgtcgcttcgaacgccATTTCGTGCTCGTCCGGCTGCGACGCAATTCCATCGTGTCCAGGAGGCTACGTCTTAGACGATTGCAACTGTTCGCACTGCGCTCAACAGGAGGGAGACGAATGCGATCATCCCCACCgtcgagacggcggcgacacgACGAGAAGACCGTTGATCTGCGACCACGGCTTGAAATGCGCCAAACGCCACGGCGTACGCGTGTGCGAACGAC TTGTTCGAAGAGCAGTGGCGCCTCCGTGCGCAGAACCGACTCCGTGCACAGCCGAACGCCAAGTGTGCGTAGCgactcgccgccgaaacATCGAATGTAAAG CTGCGAATTGTTCGTTCCCTTTTCCATTCTACGGCtgttcgatcgtttcgcaCGCGCACCGACTGCGCACGTGCGCGTGTTGGAAGGAGAAAGCGTGCGCCTCGCCACACGAGTACTCCACGAACAAGGAATGCCGCACAGCGTTACGTTTCGCCG gcgaaagacgacgttcgattcTTCCGAGATGCGTTCAAACCGATCTCGCATGTCCAATCGATTCGAAatcagcgtcgacgtcgacgtcatcatcgtcgtcatcgtgtTCGACGCGCCCCGAGTGCGAGTGCGACCAAAGCAAGTGTCCTCCCATCGATTGCCCCTCCGCAAATTATAAGGCCAAAGTGATTGTCCGAAAAAGGAACGTGCCCGGCACGTGTTGCCCTATGGTCGCCTGTCGGCAGG aGGGTGTGACGCGCAAATGTTGGCGATGTCTTTGGACGGATCATTGGAACGATCGAGTTTTGAAATGTCCGCCGGATTCAAAGGCAAAACCCGGTGAGACGACGCTGGGCGGATGTTGCAAGTTGCCTTCGACGTGCGAGTGCGATCCAGCAAAATGTTCAATTCGATGCTCATTATCTGAATATCCCGTGCTTCTGCGACGCGGTCTCGGCTATCCGGGACGATGCTGTGATGAATACGCTTGCAAAGCAG aCAATTCGTCTTGCATGCACAAAGGACAGAGATACGCTAGCGGCTCTCGGTGGAAAGAAGGTTGTCGAGATTGTTTGTGTTTTTCCACGATAGTCCAGTGCTTTCCTCCACAATGTCCCTCAAGTGAACCGTGTTTAAGATATGGCTCAGAAAGATCATCAGGGTGCTGTCCCAAGTGCTTAG AACTTGCTAGTGCCGGTGCCGTCTCCTTTGATGTCCCCAAAgagagcggcgacggagatACAGATTCCGCTGCCTACCAAGTTTGTCGCGAACGTGGCGACGTCTATCATAAAGGAATGTGGATCGAGGATGGCCGCATGTTTCACACTTCAGACAAGTGGACCCGAAGACTGCGGACATCGGAGCCGCTGACGTGCGAGGGTTGTCGTTGCAATAGCAACGCCAGTCGACGAGCAGGCAGCCAAGGCGATACCCTCTGCGTTCCGTGTCCCTGTTTACCGGGATGCCAGAGCGGAAACGGCGTTTGCGACAAGCCGGCGTCGCGATGCAACGGACTTTGCCTCTTCACtaacgacgaaaagaaaacggacttttttttccccgGCGACCAATGGACGTACAAATGCCGCGAATATCGGTGCATGGACGACGGTCAGATAACGTGGGCGAGCGTGTGCGTGTCGCAACCGCCCGCCTGCGTCGAGGGAAGCCTCGTCGATCTTCGCGACGAATGTTGCGAAGTATGCAGTCGAC CATGCCGCGAAAATATAACGTGCAATCATATGCCGAGATGCACTGGCGATCTTACGTACGAACGAAACAAGTTTGGCTGTCGCAAGTCGTGCACGTGCGTGAAGGAAG AGATAGCGATACAACCGTCAATCAATGCAGATTGCTCGAAAGAAGTGAAAAAATGCAAGCCTTGTCCCTTCCCAACCATTCGGACGAAA ACTGGAAAGGGTTGCTGTAATTGCGTCTTGCCCGATCCATGCAAG TTGGCCACCTGTCCCCATTCCCTCCTATGTGTATCTGTCTACGAAACTACGTGTTCAGACGTCGCTTTGTGTGAACCTCGTGCCGCTTGCATCTATGGATTTCACA TTGTTCCTGATGTAAAACCAACGCCAATAGCGATGACACCAACAGTAAACgtgaggacgacgacgaccgccTTTCCACCCTTGATTGCTTACACTGCCATTCTCATCAACGACTCATACAAACTCTACCGTGAAGACGATTTCCGGAATGATTACAGTCACCTGTGGGAGGGAGCTGtgattgatgacgtcaaaaccaTGGCTCCATAcgatgaagataaagattgCACCCTGGTAGAGGATTTAGCAGATGTGTCTCAGAAGAATAGGCGGAAGCGGAGCACCAATCATCT TATTCCGGTTTTGATCACTGTTCGGGATTCAAAGGGTAAGCTCTTAGAACCGGAAGTCgttgcagaaaaaattcgaagcGGGCAGAAAACAGCTAAAACGTCAATATTTCCTTTTGTCTACGTCAACACGTACGCGCACTTCTGTGCCAATTACCAATCTCTATTGAAGCCGTCATTGCCGCCACCAGTATCAA CTGAAATTAGTACGGATAAAGTGATCAGTACGGGTCCAGACGATAATCCGGTCAAGCCGAAGGAGGAGAGTCCGCCGCTTTCAAAAATTCTGCCTATTGCCGTGCCGACTAGTGTCATTGGCTGCGTTGTCTTGACGATCTTTCTAGTCGTCGGTTTTTATTATTGTAAAGTGTCAATGCAAGAGCGAAGAATGATTCAACAatcgaaggaaagaaaacaaagaaaagttcAATTGCGAGAACCGCAGATACAAGACGAGTTCGAAGTCAACttagaggaggaggaggcggaggagcaGGAAGAAAGGAACATAGACATTGaggagaggaggagaagcaACGATGACACGCTCTCaatatcatcatcatttgGAATAGAAATAGACGAGAACGCGGCGGAGGAATCATATACCAACTCCGTTGTCCGTTTAGATGAAGAGGCCGAGGTcgtgacgtcgcttcgagacgacgacgacgacgacgttcacgtCCCCCAGCTCGTTGGAAGCACGTCGATTTAA
- the LOC136188638 gene encoding cysteine-rich motor neuron 1 protein-like isoform X3, with the protein MKLSPNSFRRQPMKRRLSLLITTTYIIYRGPTSLDSSLWMATALFVVFAASTFLVASNAISCSSGCDAIPSCPGGYVLDDCNCSHCAQQEGDECDHPHRRDGGDTTRRPLICDHGLKCAKRHGVRVCERLVRRAVAPPCAEPTPCTAERQVCVATRRRNIECKAANCSFPFPFYGCSIVSHAHRLRTCACWKEKACASPHEYSTNKECRTALRFAGERRRSILPRCVQTDLACPIDSKSASTSTSSSSSSCSTRPECECDQSKCPPIDCPSANYKAKVIVRKRNVPGTCCPMVACRQEGVTRKCWRCLWTDHWNDRVLKCPPDSKAKPGETTLGGCCKLPSTCECDPAKCSIRCSLSEYPVLLRRGLGYPGRCCDEYACKADNSSCMHKGQRYASGSRWKEGCRDCLCFSTIVQCFPPQCPSSEPCLRYGSERSSGCCPKCLELASAGAVSFDVPKESGDGDTDSAAYQVCRERGDVYHKGMWIEDGRMFHTSDKWTRRLRTSEPLTCEGCRCNSNASRRAGSQGDTLCVPCPCLPGCQSGNGVCDKPASRCNGLCLFTNDEKKTDFFFPGDQWTYKCREYRCMDDGQITWASVCVSQPPACVEGSLVDLRDECCEVCSRQIAIQPSINADCSKEVKKCKPCPFPTIRTKTGKGCCNCVLPDPCKLATCPHSLLCVSVYETTCSDVALCEPRAACIYGFHIVPDVKPTPIAMTPTVNVRTTTTAFPPLIAYTAILINDSYKLYREDDFRNDYSHLWEGAVIDDVKTMAPYDEDKDCTLVEDLADVSQKNRRKRSTNHLIPVLITVRDSKGKLLEPEVVAEKIRSGQKTAKTSIFPFVYVNTYAHFCANYQSLLKPSLPPPVSTEISTDKVISTGPDDNPVKPKEESPPLSKILPIAVPTSVIGCVVLTIFLVVGFYYCKVSMQERRMIQQSKERKQRKVQLREPQIQDEFEVNLEEEEAEEQEERNIDIEERRRSNDDTLSISSSFGIEIDENAAEESYTNSVVRLDEEAEVVTSLRDDDDDDVHVPQLVGSTSI; encoded by the exons ATGAAGCTCTCGCCTAATTCATTTAGGCGTCAACCAATGAAGCGCCGGCTTTCCCTGTTGATTACAACAACGTATATAATTTATCGAGGCCCGACCTCACTCGACAGTTCCCTCTGGATGGCGACGGCGctttttgtcgtcttcgccgcatcgacgtttctcgtcgcttcgaacgccATTTCGTGCTCGTCCGGCTGCGACGCAATTCCATCGTGTCCAGGAGGCTACGTCTTAGACGATTGCAACTGTTCGCACTGCGCTCAACAGGAGGGAGACGAATGCGATCATCCCCACCgtcgagacggcggcgacacgACGAGAAGACCGTTGATCTGCGACCACGGCTTGAAATGCGCCAAACGCCACGGCGTACGCGTGTGCGAACGAC TTGTTCGAAGAGCAGTGGCGCCTCCGTGCGCAGAACCGACTCCGTGCACAGCCGAACGCCAAGTGTGCGTAGCgactcgccgccgaaacATCGAATGTAAAG CTGCGAATTGTTCGTTCCCTTTTCCATTCTACGGCtgttcgatcgtttcgcaCGCGCACCGACTGCGCACGTGCGCGTGTTGGAAGGAGAAAGCGTGCGCCTCGCCACACGAGTACTCCACGAACAAGGAATGCCGCACAGCGTTACGTTTCGCCG gcgaaagacgacgttcgattcTTCCGAGATGCGTTCAAACCGATCTCGCATGTCCAATCGATTCGAAatcagcgtcgacgtcgacgtcatcatcgtcgtcatcgtgtTCGACGCGCCCCGAGTGCGAGTGCGACCAAAGCAAGTGTCCTCCCATCGATTGCCCCTCCGCAAATTATAAGGCCAAAGTGATTGTCCGAAAAAGGAACGTGCCCGGCACGTGTTGCCCTATGGTCGCCTGTCGGCAGG aGGGTGTGACGCGCAAATGTTGGCGATGTCTTTGGACGGATCATTGGAACGATCGAGTTTTGAAATGTCCGCCGGATTCAAAGGCAAAACCCGGTGAGACGACGCTGGGCGGATGTTGCAAGTTGCCTTCGACGTGCGAGTGCGATCCAGCAAAATGTTCAATTCGATGCTCATTATCTGAATATCCCGTGCTTCTGCGACGCGGTCTCGGCTATCCGGGACGATGCTGTGATGAATACGCTTGCAAAGCAG aCAATTCGTCTTGCATGCACAAAGGACAGAGATACGCTAGCGGCTCTCGGTGGAAAGAAGGTTGTCGAGATTGTTTGTGTTTTTCCACGATAGTCCAGTGCTTTCCTCCACAATGTCCCTCAAGTGAACCGTGTTTAAGATATGGCTCAGAAAGATCATCAGGGTGCTGTCCCAAGTGCTTAG AACTTGCTAGTGCCGGTGCCGTCTCCTTTGATGTCCCCAAAgagagcggcgacggagatACAGATTCCGCTGCCTACCAAGTTTGTCGCGAACGTGGCGACGTCTATCATAAAGGAATGTGGATCGAGGATGGCCGCATGTTTCACACTTCAGACAAGTGGACCCGAAGACTGCGGACATCGGAGCCGCTGACGTGCGAGGGTTGTCGTTGCAATAGCAACGCCAGTCGACGAGCAGGCAGCCAAGGCGATACCCTCTGCGTTCCGTGTCCCTGTTTACCGGGATGCCAGAGCGGAAACGGCGTTTGCGACAAGCCGGCGTCGCGATGCAACGGACTTTGCCTCTTCACtaacgacgaaaagaaaacggacttttttttccccgGCGACCAATGGACGTACAAATGCCGCGAATATCGGTGCATGGACGACGGTCAGATAACGTGGGCGAGCGTGTGCGTGTCGCAACCGCCCGCCTGCGTCGAGGGAAGCCTCGTCGATCTTCGCGACGAATGTTGCGAAGTATGCAGTCGAC AGATAGCGATACAACCGTCAATCAATGCAGATTGCTCGAAAGAAGTGAAAAAATGCAAGCCTTGTCCCTTCCCAACCATTCGGACGAAA ACTGGAAAGGGTTGCTGTAATTGCGTCTTGCCCGATCCATGCAAG TTGGCCACCTGTCCCCATTCCCTCCTATGTGTATCTGTCTACGAAACTACGTGTTCAGACGTCGCTTTGTGTGAACCTCGTGCCGCTTGCATCTATGGATTTCACA TTGTTCCTGATGTAAAACCAACGCCAATAGCGATGACACCAACAGTAAACgtgaggacgacgacgaccgccTTTCCACCCTTGATTGCTTACACTGCCATTCTCATCAACGACTCATACAAACTCTACCGTGAAGACGATTTCCGGAATGATTACAGTCACCTGTGGGAGGGAGCTGtgattgatgacgtcaaaaccaTGGCTCCATAcgatgaagataaagattgCACCCTGGTAGAGGATTTAGCAGATGTGTCTCAGAAGAATAGGCGGAAGCGGAGCACCAATCATCT TATTCCGGTTTTGATCACTGTTCGGGATTCAAAGGGTAAGCTCTTAGAACCGGAAGTCgttgcagaaaaaattcgaagcGGGCAGAAAACAGCTAAAACGTCAATATTTCCTTTTGTCTACGTCAACACGTACGCGCACTTCTGTGCCAATTACCAATCTCTATTGAAGCCGTCATTGCCGCCACCAGTATCAA CTGAAATTAGTACGGATAAAGTGATCAGTACGGGTCCAGACGATAATCCGGTCAAGCCGAAGGAGGAGAGTCCGCCGCTTTCAAAAATTCTGCCTATTGCCGTGCCGACTAGTGTCATTGGCTGCGTTGTCTTGACGATCTTTCTAGTCGTCGGTTTTTATTATTGTAAAGTGTCAATGCAAGAGCGAAGAATGATTCAACAatcgaaggaaagaaaacaaagaaaagttcAATTGCGAGAACCGCAGATACAAGACGAGTTCGAAGTCAACttagaggaggaggaggcggaggagcaGGAAGAAAGGAACATAGACATTGaggagaggaggagaagcaACGATGACACGCTCTCaatatcatcatcatttgGAATAGAAATAGACGAGAACGCGGCGGAGGAATCATATACCAACTCCGTTGTCCGTTTAGATGAAGAGGCCGAGGTcgtgacgtcgcttcgagacgacgacgacgacgacgttcacgtCCCCCAGCTCGTTGGAAGCACGTCGATTTAA